In the Candidatus Electrothrix rattekaaiensis genome, one interval contains:
- a CDS encoding methylenetetrahydrofolate reductase C-terminal domain-containing protein encodes MLRTALKKPDEFTVTFELVPRQGFDGKQVDPLLDFAQQAKEDGRIKALSITDNPGGNPALAPVAIGTELVEIGIEPLIHFSLKDKNRNQLGSHIYLYQRLRLRSLLVMGGDFPRPGYYYGQGKPVYDLDTIQVLQLLKDMENGRYPDRSDKRRNQYPTPSIFKGCVVSPFKATEAEQVWQYSKLLHKIQAGADFVITQVGFDIRKFEELVEFLNEQEIKIPLLANVFIPSLPLARALAAGKIPGILLPDNLVTRMEAEAAAGATHARLDRAAFMISRLKKCGYQGVHLGGSNLPFKDVAYVLDRVEQLDREGLPDNADYDFPIPGTWYYFQHSLAENKEEKKKKVAEPLAPGTVLGMTWMHRLGHALLFTDQYFTGKLFAHFCLFCAQGQYRLNCLLWLEKTVKRLVYNCQMCGECTLYHSAFLCPQWHCPKRLVNGPCGGSNQGRCEVHPERFCFWVRVYNRLDNRTTLASLVDPPHLPPKDWRREKTSSWVNFFSDQLKEED; translated from the coding sequence ATGCTCCGAACGGCTCTGAAAAAACCTGATGAATTCACGGTCACTTTTGAACTTGTGCCTCGTCAGGGTTTTGACGGCAAACAGGTCGATCCTCTGCTGGATTTTGCACAACAGGCAAAAGAGGACGGCAGGATCAAGGCACTCTCTATCACGGATAATCCTGGAGGGAATCCTGCTCTGGCACCGGTTGCCATCGGTACGGAGCTTGTTGAAATAGGTATAGAGCCCCTTATTCATTTTTCCCTCAAAGACAAGAATCGTAATCAGCTCGGTAGTCATATCTACCTCTATCAACGCCTGCGCCTCCGCTCTCTGCTGGTTATGGGCGGTGATTTTCCGAGACCTGGGTATTATTACGGTCAGGGAAAACCGGTGTACGATCTGGACACTATCCAAGTTCTTCAGCTCCTGAAGGACATGGAGAACGGGCGTTATCCAGACAGAAGCGATAAGCGGCGGAACCAGTATCCAACTCCGAGTATCTTCAAAGGCTGTGTGGTCTCGCCGTTTAAGGCTACGGAAGCCGAACAGGTCTGGCAGTATTCCAAACTGCTCCATAAAATACAGGCCGGAGCTGATTTTGTTATTACCCAGGTCGGCTTTGATATCCGTAAATTTGAGGAACTGGTTGAATTTCTTAATGAGCAGGAAATAAAGATCCCCCTGCTTGCCAATGTCTTTATCCCCAGCTTACCTTTGGCCCGCGCCTTGGCAGCCGGAAAAATTCCCGGCATCCTCTTGCCCGACAACTTAGTGACCAGAATGGAGGCCGAGGCCGCAGCCGGTGCGACTCACGCCCGCTTGGACAGGGCTGCATTCATGATCAGCCGTTTAAAAAAATGCGGTTATCAAGGAGTTCATCTTGGCGGGTCCAATCTCCCGTTTAAGGATGTCGCCTATGTGCTGGACAGGGTAGAACAGCTGGATAGAGAGGGGCTCCCGGATAATGCAGACTATGATTTTCCGATACCTGGAACCTGGTATTATTTTCAGCATTCTTTGGCGGAGAACAAGGAGGAAAAGAAAAAAAAGGTTGCTGAGCCTCTTGCCCCTGGTACTGTTCTCGGTATGACCTGGATGCACAGGCTTGGGCATGCCCTTCTTTTTACAGACCAATATTTTACCGGCAAGCTCTTTGCCCATTTCTGCCTGTTCTGCGCTCAAGGCCAGTATCGGCTCAATTGCCTGCTTTGGCTGGAGAAGACCGTTAAACGCTTGGTGTATAACTGCCAAATGTGCGGTGAATGCACCTTGTATCACTCTGCTTTTCTCTGTCCGCAATGGCATTGTCCGAAACGGCTGGTGAACGGACCCTGCGGCGGCAGTAATCAGGGGCGATGCGAGGTTCATCCTGAGCGTTTCTGCTTTTGGGTTCGGGTGTATAATCGTCTGGATAACCGGACTACACTCGCCTCTCTTGTTGATCCTCCTCATCTGCCGCCGAAAGATTGGCGTCGGGAAAAGACCTCGTCCTGGGTAAACTTTTTTTCTGATCAGTTGAAAGAAGAAGACTGA
- the cas3 gene encoding CRISPR-associated helicase Cas3', producing the protein MKNIPIAHRRDADQTEQFVLEHLQEVSAICGRLSRKAGVEEAGRLLGLLHDFGKYSKDFQDYIKSATGMLNPDIDNEYVDAKALKGKIDHSTAGAQWIWQRFNEYGPQGKLVGQMLAVCLASHHGGLLDCLKVDGKNGFQKRIRKEDTKTNLQECLHGADNEVMEQLERLSGKEFLENFWAHVVKIVAPEKKKSPVIQQFRLGLFTRFLFSCLIDADRMDSADFEDPTKAEARSAGAVDWQPAVDRMEAKNASFSIRNEIDTVRREISEQCQKRAEEEQGIYTLTVPTGGGKTFASMRYALHHAKKHNLEHIIYIIPFTSIIEQNAEEIRKVLEQEGDKFPWVLEHHSSLEPEEQDWRTKLITENWDAPVIFTTMVQFLEVLFGGGTRGARRMHTLANSVLIFDEIQSLPVNCVHLFCNALQFLVDHTGTTAVLCTATQPLLNDLRNSGKGQLTIPEGHELVDNMTAVFEQLKRVEINNQVRTPGWSEEEIAELALEELEEKGNCLVVVNTKKWARKLYERCADELDEGTIFHLSTSLCPAHRKEIFAKVRKRLDEELPVLCISTQLIEAGVDVDFNSVIRFLAGLDSIAQAAGRCNRNGNLPTAEVFVVNPQEEQINMLKDIEIGRDKALRIFSEAKDGNLLDPEVMSQYFRYYFYERADMMSYPLTEKQAGRADTLLNLLGDNQLNTGRTTNSIMLQQSFKTAGRAFKAIDAPTQAVIVPYGKGKEIIANLCAEYEPSKAYDLLKQAQQYSVNVFPNVWRKLKEVQAVYPAREGEEIYCLHEQYYNENFGLSTEVVSGMGTSIV; encoded by the coding sequence ATGAAGAATATACCGATAGCTCATCGTCGTGATGCCGACCAAACGGAACAATTTGTTCTTGAGCACCTGCAAGAGGTTTCAGCAATCTGTGGCAGGCTTTCCCGAAAAGCAGGTGTTGAGGAAGCAGGTCGTCTGCTGGGTCTGCTGCATGATTTTGGCAAATACAGCAAAGATTTTCAGGATTACATCAAGTCGGCAACCGGTATGCTCAACCCGGATATTGACAACGAATATGTTGATGCCAAGGCCCTGAAGGGCAAGATTGATCACTCTACTGCCGGTGCTCAATGGATTTGGCAGCGGTTCAACGAGTACGGACCGCAAGGAAAGTTGGTCGGCCAGATGCTCGCGGTTTGTCTCGCCTCGCATCACGGCGGGCTGTTGGATTGTCTGAAGGTGGACGGGAAGAACGGTTTTCAAAAACGAATCCGCAAAGAAGACACAAAGACCAATCTTCAGGAATGTCTTCATGGGGCTGATAATGAAGTGATGGAGCAGCTTGAGCGACTTTCTGGCAAAGAGTTTCTTGAGAACTTCTGGGCACATGTCGTGAAAATTGTTGCGCCGGAAAAGAAAAAATCACCCGTTATTCAGCAGTTCCGGCTCGGTTTGTTTACCAGATTTCTCTTTAGCTGCCTGATTGATGCCGACCGTATGGACAGTGCGGATTTTGAAGATCCAACAAAAGCGGAAGCCCGTTCAGCGGGAGCAGTGGACTGGCAGCCTGCCGTTGATAGAATGGAAGCAAAAAACGCAAGTTTTTCTATCCGTAATGAAATTGACACAGTCCGACGGGAAATTTCTGAGCAATGTCAAAAACGGGCGGAAGAAGAGCAGGGGATTTATACGCTCACCGTGCCTACCGGCGGTGGCAAGACCTTTGCCAGTATGCGCTACGCCCTACATCATGCAAAGAAACATAATCTTGAACATATCATTTACATCATTCCTTTCACCTCTATCATTGAACAGAATGCCGAGGAAATACGAAAGGTTCTTGAGCAGGAAGGTGATAAATTTCCGTGGGTGCTGGAGCATCACTCAAGCCTTGAGCCGGAAGAACAAGACTGGCGGACAAAGCTTATTACGGAAAACTGGGACGCTCCGGTTATTTTTACAACGATGGTTCAGTTCCTTGAGGTACTGTTCGGCGGTGGCACTCGTGGTGCCCGACGGATGCACACCCTTGCAAACTCGGTGTTGATTTTTGATGAAATCCAGAGCCTGCCGGTCAACTGCGTTCATCTTTTTTGCAATGCCCTGCAATTCCTTGTTGATCATACCGGAACCACAGCCGTGCTTTGCACAGCTACCCAACCCCTGCTGAATGATCTCAGAAATTCTGGCAAGGGCCAGCTCACTATTCCAGAGGGTCACGAGTTGGTTGACAACATGACCGCCGTTTTTGAGCAACTCAAAAGGGTGGAAATCAACAATCAGGTGCGAACACCGGGATGGTCTGAAGAGGAAATCGCCGAACTTGCCTTGGAAGAGCTGGAAGAAAAAGGCAATTGTCTGGTTGTGGTGAATACCAAAAAATGGGCGAGGAAGCTCTATGAACGCTGTGCGGATGAGCTTGATGAGGGGACGATCTTTCATCTCAGCACCAGCCTTTGCCCGGCTCATCGAAAAGAAATATTCGCTAAGGTACGCAAACGTCTTGATGAGGAATTGCCCGTGCTCTGCATCAGCACTCAGCTTATTGAAGCCGGGGTGGATGTGGATTTTAACTCGGTCATCCGTTTCCTGGCCGGGCTTGACTCCATTGCCCAGGCAGCAGGACGCTGCAACCGTAACGGCAACCTGCCGACTGCCGAGGTCTTTGTGGTTAACCCGCAGGAAGAACAGATCAATATGCTGAAGGATATCGAAATCGGACGGGACAAAGCGTTACGTATTTTTTCAGAAGCAAAAGATGGCAATCTGCTTGACCCTGAAGTCATGAGTCAATACTTTCGCTATTATTTTTATGAACGGGCAGACATGATGTCCTACCCGCTAACAGAGAAACAGGCAGGCAGAGCAGATACTCTCCTCAATTTGCTCGGCGACAATCAGCTGAATACCGGGCGGACAACCAACTCTATTATGCTTCAACAATCATTCAAAACAGCTGGTCGGGCCTTCAAGGCCATTGATGCTCCGACGCAGGCGGTGATTGTCCCGTATGGCAAGGGGAAGGAGATTATAGCTAATCTTTGCGCGGAGTATGAACCGTCCAAGGCGTATGACCTGCTGAAGCAGGCCCAGCAGTACAGCGTCAATGTCTTCCCCAATGTCTGGAGAAAGCTGAAAGAGGTGCAGGCGGTTTATCCTGCACGGGAGGGTGAAGAAATTTACTGTCTGCATGAGCAGTATTATAATGAAAATTTCGGGCTGTCTACAGAAGTGGTCAGCGGCATGGGTACCTCTATCGTGTAA
- the cas5c gene encoding type I-C CRISPR-associated protein Cas5c, which yields MRNSISFRLWGRYALFTDPVTKTGGEKCSYHVPTYEAIKGVLKSIYWKPTIIWHVDKIRVMKQIKTQTKGTKPLVWGGGNSLAIYTFLHDVEYQVKAHFEWNEHRPELAKDRVDGKHYSIAQRMLEKGGRQDIFLGVRDCQAYVEPCEFNNQEEKGFYDDVPELAFGMMFHGFDYPDETGTDELGSRFWQPVMRKGILEFPRPEGCTVRRFVRKMAAKEFALDENMRPVEQEEAAL from the coding sequence ATGAGAAACAGCATCAGTTTTCGACTTTGGGGACGTTACGCCCTGTTTACCGACCCGGTGACCAAGACCGGCGGCGAAAAATGTTCCTACCATGTGCCGACTTATGAGGCCATCAAGGGCGTTTTGAAGTCCATCTACTGGAAACCCACCATTATCTGGCATGTGGATAAAATCCGGGTGATGAAGCAGATAAAAACACAGACCAAGGGAACTAAACCGCTGGTTTGGGGCGGAGGAAATTCCCTGGCGATTTATACCTTTCTTCATGATGTGGAGTATCAGGTCAAGGCTCATTTTGAATGGAACGAACACCGCCCGGAACTTGCCAAAGACCGCGTTGACGGCAAGCATTACAGTATTGCTCAACGGATGCTGGAGAAAGGAGGACGGCAAGATATCTTTCTTGGTGTTCGTGACTGCCAAGCCTATGTCGAGCCGTGCGAATTCAATAATCAAGAGGAGAAGGGTTTCTATGATGATGTCCCCGAACTCGCTTTCGGCATGATGTTCCACGGGTTTGATTATCCCGATGAAACAGGAACCGATGAACTGGGCAGTCGTTTCTGGCAACCAGTCATGCGCAAGGGCATCCTGGAGTTTCCCCGACCGGAAGGGTGTACGGTTCGGCGGTTTGTCCGCAAGATGGCTGCAAAGGAATTTGCCTTGGATGAAAATATGCGCCCGGTGGAACAAGAGGAGGCTGCGTTATGA
- the cas8c gene encoding type I-C CRISPR-associated protein Cas8c/Csd1, protein MSWLAQLHKTYEQGLTIDQSAAPFEKRLMPVSHTLQNAHINIVIDEQGNFKRAAVLEKTQIVLPATEKSAGRSSGEAPHPLADKIQYVAKDYAEYGGRKKPYFEGYEKQLANWCDSPCSHPKACAVHTYIKKGQVVADLIAHHILHVDEQGQLLETWSGDVTPENPEPLIFKVLPKTKGETEQGNALVCWSVEKEGDADSKTWTDQSLHQSWADFDGMAEGAKGLCFILGQEEKLTASHPAKLRHTGDKAKLISANDMAGFTFRGRFTDTKKSIEAGGSQAVGISLEVTQKAHNALRWLISRQGFRNGDQVYVSWAVSGKKIPEPLADTWSLLATSEITKQPEAEQEEEHQVDHTIDAGDNFAHKLSKYIAGYRQELEVNEQIVVMGLDSATPGRMGIIYYRELLASEFLDRLHDWHDQFAWPQRHTQELPDPNGRKKPGRKTIWPVSCPIPRVIAEAAYGDILKSNDTLKKSLLERILPCIVDGRSFPKDIMLSAVRRASNRNNCDHWEWERNLGVACALFKGYYERHTKTNKRRRYNMALEKDRTARDYLYGRLLAVAEKIEEVALNVGGEKRPTNAARLMQRFSDRPFSTWLTIEKNLQPYMQRLQGSRAGFLTNRKKELDEIHAAFVADDFTSDKSLTGEFLLGYHCQRMDLRKKSESEPSEKDKKND, encoded by the coding sequence ATGAGTTGGCTGGCCCAATTACATAAGACCTATGAACAAGGATTGACGATTGACCAATCTGCTGCGCCGTTTGAAAAAAGGCTCATGCCCGTAAGCCATACTCTGCAAAATGCCCATATCAACATTGTGATAGATGAGCAGGGAAATTTTAAACGAGCTGCTGTCCTTGAAAAAACACAGATTGTTCTGCCAGCAACAGAAAAGTCGGCAGGCAGAAGCAGCGGCGAAGCACCCCATCCGTTGGCTGATAAAATTCAATACGTTGCCAAGGATTATGCTGAATACGGAGGCAGGAAAAAACCGTATTTTGAAGGCTATGAAAAGCAGCTTGCCAACTGGTGCGATTCTCCTTGTTCGCATCCAAAGGCATGTGCTGTGCATACCTATATTAAGAAAGGACAGGTTGTTGCAGATTTGATAGCGCATCATATTCTCCATGTTGATGAACAAGGCCAGCTCCTTGAAACATGGTCTGGTGATGTCACCCCGGAAAATCCGGAACCGTTGATTTTTAAGGTTCTTCCTAAAACCAAAGGGGAAACTGAACAGGGGAATGCCTTGGTGTGCTGGTCCGTTGAAAAAGAAGGAGATGCCGACAGTAAGACCTGGACAGATCAAAGTTTGCATCAAAGCTGGGCTGATTTCGACGGAATGGCGGAAGGAGCCAAAGGACTGTGTTTTATTTTAGGTCAGGAAGAAAAATTGACAGCCAGCCATCCGGCAAAGTTGCGCCATACCGGTGACAAGGCAAAGCTTATTTCAGCCAATGACATGGCTGGCTTTACCTTTCGGGGACGGTTTACGGATACTAAAAAGAGTATTGAAGCCGGGGGAAGTCAGGCTGTCGGTATCAGTCTGGAGGTAACTCAGAAGGCACACAATGCTCTGCGCTGGCTTATCTCGCGCCAAGGCTTTCGCAACGGAGATCAGGTTTATGTTTCCTGGGCAGTCTCCGGGAAAAAAATCCCTGAGCCTCTGGCGGATACTTGGTCTTTACTTGCCACCTCTGAAATTACCAAACAGCCGGAAGCAGAACAGGAAGAAGAGCATCAGGTTGATCATACGATAGATGCAGGAGATAATTTCGCCCATAAACTTAGTAAATATATTGCCGGATACCGTCAGGAACTTGAGGTGAATGAACAGATCGTGGTCATGGGTTTGGATTCAGCCACTCCCGGACGCATGGGCATTATCTATTATCGGGAACTGCTTGCCAGCGAGTTTCTGGATCGTCTCCATGATTGGCATGATCAATTCGCGTGGCCCCAGCGTCATACGCAGGAGCTTCCTGATCCTAATGGCAGAAAAAAGCCCGGCAGAAAAACAATCTGGCCGGTAAGCTGTCCGATCCCGAGAGTTATTGCTGAGGCTGCCTACGGCGATATTCTCAAAAGTAATGATACGTTAAAAAAGAGTCTGCTGGAGCGAATACTGCCCTGCATTGTTGATGGTCGCTCTTTTCCGAAAGATATTATGCTGTCGGCAGTGCGCCGAGCCAGTAATCGTAATAACTGTGACCATTGGGAATGGGAAAGAAACCTTGGGGTGGCCTGCGCTCTGTTCAAGGGCTATTACGAGCGTCATACAAAGACGAATAAAAGGAGAAGATACAACATGGCATTGGAAAAAGACAGGACAGCAAGAGATTATCTGTACGGCAGACTGCTGGCCGTTGCCGAAAAAATTGAGGAGGTTGCCCTAAATGTCGGTGGAGAAAAAAGACCGACTAATGCAGCCAGACTGATGCAGCGTTTTTCAGACCGCCCATTTTCCACATGGTTGACGATTGAAAAAAATTTACAGCCATATATGCAGCGATTACAGGGAAGCAGAGCAGGCTTTTTGACTAACCGCAAAAAAGAGCTGGATGAAATTCATGCTGCCTTTGTTGCCGATGATTTTACCAGTGATAAGTCGCTGACCGGTGAATTCCTCTTGGGCTACCATTGCCAACGGATGGATCTCCGCAAGAAGAGTGAAAGTGAACCAAGTGAGAAAGATAAAAAGAATGATTGA
- the cas7c gene encoding type I-C CRISPR-associated protein Cas7/Csd2 yields the protein MSLENKIDFAVILSVKHANPNGDPLNGNRPRVDYEGYGEISDVCLKRKIRDRLQDNQQPIFVQSDEKKIDGMPSLKARAESEEFGLGKDAFNSKKTALGQAAKLACAKWLDVRTFGQLFAFKGSGKDGVSIPIRGPVSIQSAFSVEPVSVTSTQITKSVSGEGDGTKKGSDTMGMKHRVDKAVYVTYGSMNPQLSERTGFNNDDAETIKSVLPKLFEGDASSARPEGSMAIEKVIWWQHNCKSGQYSSAKVHRTLTVHPDGSFDLENLKGLEPQIIEGF from the coding sequence ATGAGCTTGGAAAATAAAATTGATTTTGCCGTGATTTTAAGTGTAAAACATGCCAATCCCAACGGAGATCCGCTGAACGGCAACCGCCCCAGAGTGGACTATGAAGGCTACGGAGAGATCAGTGATGTCTGCCTGAAACGAAAAATTCGGGACCGTTTACAGGATAATCAACAGCCGATTTTTGTGCAGTCGGATGAAAAGAAAATCGACGGTATGCCCAGCCTCAAGGCCAGAGCCGAGTCCGAGGAGTTCGGCTTGGGTAAGGATGCCTTTAACAGCAAGAAGACCGCTCTTGGTCAGGCGGCAAAGCTTGCCTGTGCAAAATGGCTGGATGTTCGCACTTTTGGCCAGCTTTTCGCCTTTAAAGGCAGCGGAAAAGACGGGGTGTCTATTCCCATTCGCGGGCCAGTGTCCATTCAATCAGCCTTCAGCGTTGAGCCGGTCAGTGTAACCAGTACCCAGATCACCAAGAGCGTCAGCGGCGAGGGAGACGGCACTAAGAAAGGTTCAGACACTATGGGCATGAAGCACAGAGTCGATAAAGCAGTCTATGTCACCTACGGCAGTATGAATCCTCAGCTCTCGGAACGCACCGGTTTTAACAACGATGACGCGGAAACCATTAAGTCAGTCCTGCCAAAACTCTTTGAAGGCGATGCCTCTTCTGCTCGACCGGAGGGAAGTATGGCTATTGAAAAGGTGATTTGGTGGCAGCATAACTGTAAATCAGGGCAATATTCATCGGCCAAGGTGCATCGTACCTTGACGGTACATCCCGACGGTAGTTTTGATCTTGAGAATCTAAAAGGTTTAGAGCCGCAAATTATTGAGGGGTTTTAA
- a CDS encoding Fic family protein — protein MPHYLQTLDPDLRAALHTQLRDLWTHTSTALEGNTLTLGDTAFVLREGLTVAGKPLKDHQEVVGHARAIDLLYEYLAPDRIFGQEDLFTLHKAVQTEAVFDYYKPVGSWKNEPNSTAGTVDGKQVIFEYASPAHIPVLMESWFVLYRDWIEKIEAEPDTTYIADIALTAYVQLHSSFVRIHPFADGNGRLARLVANLPVLGAGLPPIIIPREQRKEYIDALSVWHFAAGQIKAGEKLLPEPDNLEPFTELCRQAWQATIELVEEVRKRQEERLTSRN, from the coding sequence ATGCCCCACTACCTCCAAACCCTCGATCCCGACCTCCGCGCAGCCCTCCACACCCAGCTGCGAGACCTCTGGACCCACACCTCCACGGCCCTGGAGGGCAACACCCTTACCCTGGGTGATACCGCCTTTGTCCTGCGGGAAGGGCTGACCGTTGCTGGCAAACCGCTCAAGGACCATCAAGAGGTGGTGGGGCATGCACGGGCAATTGATCTGTTGTACGAGTATCTTGCACCGGACCGCATCTTTGGGCAGGAGGATCTGTTCACCCTGCACAAGGCGGTACAGACCGAGGCGGTGTTTGATTATTATAAACCCGTGGGTTCCTGGAAAAACGAACCCAACTCCACCGCCGGGACAGTGGATGGCAAGCAGGTGATTTTTGAATACGCATCCCCTGCCCACATCCCGGTTCTGATGGAAAGCTGGTTTGTTTTGTATCGGGATTGGATAGAGAAAATAGAGGCTGAGCCGGATACCACATACATTGCGGACATTGCCCTGACCGCCTATGTCCAGCTCCACTCGTCCTTTGTCCGTATCCATCCTTTTGCAGACGGTAACGGTCGCTTGGCCCGATTGGTCGCTAACCTGCCCGTGCTTGGGGCTGGGCTGCCGCCGATCATCATTCCAAGGGAACAGCGTAAAGAATATATCGACGCCCTGTCAGTATGGCATTTTGCTGCCGGGCAGATCAAAGCTGGTGAGAAATTGCTGCCGGAGCCGGATAACCTGGAACCGTTTACAGAGCTGTGCAGACAGGCGTGGCAGGCCACGATAGAATTGGTTGAGGAAGTGCGGAAGAGGCAGGAGGAACGATTAACAAGCAGAAACTAA